In Methanococcus maripaludis, a single window of DNA contains:
- a CDS encoding ABC transporter substrate-binding protein: MKRKNTGITLILSLFMSILLILCAGCISDNSGSLQTTDNSEQSTGYKTVVDMRGVEVTIPEDPQRVVAMSRSLIDTTMYIFGKSDKIVGASISTKPTAAGTYVYNGNDYTVNNWIGQLLYPEIKNLTNVGGFGGPYGSPNAETVAQLEPDLFILRDMGASSEDTNKFIEQLESMGIPVVVLQYPSCYDNPSIDTIYEEIALLGEVFGNEDEADQIIDTMKSRVDFISERTAGIPEDEKVDVLYFGAPTWAKERYGGAGYAFGSGTIEIAFMEDVINANNVYTDSGTNLVSAEQMLALDPDKIILCTYSGYHPPRQLYDEEMYGGIQEMTAIQSGEVYSLSSTPCKSERLELPINLMIAAKAIYPDRFEDIDLESWTREYIIELYDTDEEATDEIMDALMFEYLGIS; this comes from the coding sequence ATGAAAAGAAAAAATACCGGGATTACACTGATCCTTAGTCTGTTCATGTCCATATTGCTCATACTATGCGCAGGATGTATATCAGACAACAGTGGAAGTTTACAGACAACAGACAATTCAGAACAGTCAACAGGCTATAAGACAGTCGTTGACATGAGGGGGGTGGAGGTTACCATCCCTGAAGATCCACAAAGGGTAGTTGCAATGAGTCGCTCCCTCATCGACACTACAATGTACATATTCGGAAAGAGCGACAAGATTGTTGGAGCAAGTATCTCAACAAAACCAACAGCGGCCGGAACCTACGTTTACAACGGAAATGATTACACAGTCAACAACTGGATAGGCCAGCTCCTCTATCCTGAAATCAAGAACCTGACGAATGTCGGAGGATTTGGAGGGCCATACGGATCACCGAATGCAGAAACTGTTGCCCAACTTGAACCGGACCTGTTTATTCTCAGGGATATGGGTGCAAGTTCTGAAGACACAAATAAATTCATCGAACAATTAGAGTCAATGGGAATACCGGTTGTAGTACTTCAGTATCCGTCATGCTACGACAATCCTAGTATAGATACCATTTATGAAGAAATAGCTCTTCTCGGAGAAGTCTTCGGAAACGAGGATGAAGCCGATCAGATCATAGACACAATGAAATCAAGAGTTGATTTCATTTCTGAAAGAACTGCTGGAATACCTGAGGATGAGAAAGTAGATGTCCTCTACTTCGGAGCTCCTACGTGGGCAAAAGAGAGATACGGCGGTGCAGGATATGCATTCGGAAGTGGAACAATAGAAATTGCCTTCATGGAAGATGTAATAAATGCAAACAATGTCTACACAGATAGTGGCACTAATCTGGTTTCAGCCGAACAGATGCTTGCACTTGACCCGGATAAGATCATCCTGTGTACATATAGCGGATACCACCCTCCAAGACAGCTGTATGATGAGGAGATGTATGGGGGCATACAGGAGATGACCGCTATCCAATCCGGTGAAGTATACTCTCTTTCCTCAACACCATGCAAATCAGAGAGGCTTGAACTTCCTATTAATCTAATGATTGCTGCAAAGGCTATCTATCCTGATAGATTCGAAGATATTGATCTTGAATCATGGACACGTGAATATATTATAGAATTATATGATACCGACGAAGAGGCCACTGATGAAATAATGGATGCACTTATGTTCGAATATCTTGGAATCTCCTGA